From Nguyenibacter vanlangensis, one genomic window encodes:
- a CDS encoding sensor histidine kinase KdpD, with protein sequence MDERNDRPDPDALLRRTEREAAERRRGRLKIFLGAAPGVGKTYEMLTVGHRNRREGVDVVVGVAETHGRAETAALLEGLEVVPRHDVAYRGQVMQDMDLDAILARRPGLALVDELAHTNVPGSRHPKRWMDVEELLAAGIDVLTTVNIQHLESLNDVVASITRVRVRETVPDNVIDRADEIELVDLTPADLLQRLREGKVYAPDMAGRALLHYFSPGNLTALRELALRQTAQRVDAQLLDHMKASAIVGPWAAGERVLVCLTLQDAGPGLLRYGRRLAERFHAAWIVLHVETSRDMSPGMRQRMAGLMHLAQSMGAETVTIPGQDVAADTLAYARKRNVTQIVAGRPSRRPWADWVAPWAWVSVTRGLMTAAGGIPIHVVGEAAPDEAARGAPREAPVSRARPRLGPYVVSTGAIAASVAVGVLLRQGLAVSNVSLTFLTAILGIAVAYGLWPSLYASLLAMLCFNFFFLPPLYTFTIAAPDNIVALFFFLATAIIASHLGARVRNQAMVARHRAEVTEALYRFSRKLAGIVAMDDLLWTTCHQIATMLDMNAVILLPADGTLSVKAGYPPENALAPSDLAAATWSWQHNRRAGRGSDNLPGARRLFVPLRTAHGPVAVVGLDTDRSGPLLDPEQQRLLDALNDQAALAIERIRLAADLDRVRLNAETEKLRAALLTSISHDLRTPLASILGAASSLDSYDALLNAEGRRELLATIREEAERLNRFVANLLDMTRLEAGALAPRRVPADLGEIAGSALARAATILQHHSVTLEVAPDLKLAMLDDVLVEQAVFNLLDNAAKYTPPGSRVAIAVGGEAGWLWLRVTDEGPGLAVQDAERVFDKFTRFHAGDRTRPGTGLGLAIARGFVEAMGGTIAAASRTDRSGAIFTMRFPAAEMKQGEAVREKTIGSAANETLEG encoded by the coding sequence ATGGACGAACGGAACGACAGGCCCGACCCCGACGCGTTGCTGCGCCGGACCGAGCGCGAGGCGGCGGAGCGCAGGCGGGGGCGGCTGAAGATCTTCCTGGGGGCGGCCCCCGGCGTGGGCAAGACCTACGAGATGCTGACCGTCGGACATAGAAACCGGCGCGAGGGTGTCGATGTGGTGGTGGGGGTGGCCGAGACGCATGGCCGGGCCGAGACCGCCGCCCTGCTGGAGGGGCTGGAGGTCGTGCCGCGCCATGATGTCGCCTATCGCGGCCAGGTGATGCAGGACATGGACCTGGACGCGATCCTGGCGCGGCGGCCGGGACTGGCGCTGGTGGACGAGCTGGCGCATACCAACGTGCCGGGCAGCCGCCATCCGAAACGGTGGATGGATGTGGAGGAATTGCTGGCGGCGGGCATCGACGTGCTGACCACCGTCAATATCCAGCATCTGGAAAGCCTGAACGACGTGGTGGCCAGCATCACCCGCGTGCGGGTGCGCGAGACGGTGCCCGACAACGTGATCGATCGGGCCGACGAGATCGAACTGGTGGACCTGACGCCCGCCGACCTGTTGCAGCGGCTGCGCGAGGGCAAGGTCTATGCCCCGGACATGGCGGGGCGGGCGCTGCTGCATTATTTCTCGCCGGGGAATCTGACGGCGCTGCGCGAGCTGGCGCTGCGGCAGACCGCGCAGCGGGTCGATGCCCAGTTGCTGGACCACATGAAGGCGAGCGCGATCGTCGGCCCGTGGGCGGCGGGCGAGCGCGTGCTGGTGTGCCTGACCCTGCAGGATGCCGGGCCTGGGTTGCTGCGCTACGGACGGCGGCTGGCCGAGCGGTTCCATGCCGCGTGGATCGTTCTGCATGTCGAGACCAGCCGGGACATGAGTCCCGGCATGCGCCAGCGCATGGCCGGGCTGATGCATCTGGCGCAATCCATGGGGGCCGAGACCGTTACGATTCCCGGCCAGGACGTGGCGGCGGACACGCTGGCCTATGCCCGCAAGCGGAACGTGACGCAGATCGTGGCCGGGCGGCCGTCGCGCCGGCCCTGGGCGGATTGGGTGGCGCCCTGGGCGTGGGTGTCGGTGACGCGGGGGCTGATGACGGCGGCGGGCGGGATTCCGATCCATGTGGTCGGCGAGGCCGCACCCGACGAAGCCGCGCGTGGGGCGCCGCGGGAGGCGCCGGTATCCCGCGCGCGGCCGCGCTTGGGGCCCTATGTCGTCAGTACCGGGGCGATTGCCGCGTCGGTGGCGGTCGGGGTGCTGCTGCGCCAGGGGCTGGCGGTCAGCAACGTTTCGCTGACCTTCCTGACCGCGATCCTGGGCATTGCGGTGGCGTACGGGCTGTGGCCGTCGCTCTATGCCTCGCTGCTGGCGATGCTGTGCTTCAATTTCTTCTTCCTGCCGCCGCTCTATACCTTCACCATCGCGGCGCCGGACAATATCGTCGCGCTGTTCTTCTTTCTGGCGACGGCGATCATTGCCAGCCATCTGGGGGCGCGGGTGCGCAACCAGGCGATGGTGGCGCGGCACCGGGCCGAGGTGACCGAGGCGCTGTACCGCTTCAGCCGCAAGCTGGCCGGCATCGTCGCGATGGACGACCTGCTCTGGACCACCTGCCACCAGATCGCGACCATGCTGGACATGAATGCGGTCATCCTGCTGCCGGCCGACGGCACGCTCAGCGTGAAGGCGGGCTATCCGCCCGAAAACGCGCTGGCGCCGTCCGACCTGGCGGCGGCCACCTGGAGCTGGCAGCATAATCGCCGGGCGGGGCGCGGGTCGGACAATCTGCCGGGGGCGCGGCGGCTGTTCGTGCCGCTGCGCACGGCGCACGGGCCGGTCGCGGTTGTCGGGCTGGATACGGACCGGAGCGGGCCGCTGCTGGACCCCGAGCAGCAGCGGCTGCTGGATGCGCTGAACGACCAGGCGGCGCTGGCGATCGAGCGGATCCGCCTGGCGGCCGACCTGGACCGGGTGCGGCTGAATGCCGAGACCGAGAAGCTGCGGGCGGCGCTGCTGACCTCGATTTCCCACGATCTGCGCACGCCGCTGGCCTCGATCCTGGGGGCGGCGAGCAGCCTGGACAGTTATGACGCGCTGCTGAACGCCGAGGGGCGGCGCGAATTGCTGGCGACCATCCGCGAGGAGGCCGAGCGGCTGAACCGTTTCGTTGCCAACCTGCTGGACATGACGCGGCTGGAGGCGGGCGCGCTGGCACCGCGCCGCGTGCCCGCGGACCTGGGCGAGATCGCCGGCAGCGCGCTGGCGCGGGCGGCGACGATCCTGCAGCATCACAGTGTGACGCTGGAGGTCGCGCCGGACCTGAAGCTGGCGATGCTGGACGACGTGCTGGTGGAACAGGCGGTGTTCAACCTGCTGGATAATGCGGCGAAATACACCCCGCCGGGATCGCGGGTCGCGATCGCGGTCGGGGGCGAGGCGGGATGGCTGTGGCTGCGCGTCACCGACGAGGGGCCGGGCCTGGCGGTGCAGGATGCCGAGCGCGTGTTCGACAAATTCACCCGCTTTCATGCCGGTGATCGGACCCGCCCGGGGACCGGGCTGGGGCTGGCGATCGCGCGCGGGTTCGTCGAGGCGATGGGGGGGACGATCGCGGCGGCCAGCCGCACCGACCGCTCTGGCGCGATCTTTACCATGCGCTTTCCCGCCGCCGAGATGAAACAGGGTGAGGCGGTACGGGAAAAAACGATAGGATCGGCGGCGAACGAGACCCTGGAGGGCTGA
- the kdpC gene encoding potassium-transporting ATPase subunit KdpC, whose translation MVRHVRPALVLLAAFSVLTGLIYPLALTGIAQIILPHQARGSVVVAQGRAVGSALIGQDFTQARYVHPRPSATAGAPYNAAASGGSNLGPTSKALRDAVAARVAALKADNPDAVREGLPIPADLVTASASGLDPDLSPQAALFQVPRVARARNLPEGQVRVLVNRMTAQPLLGWLGEPRVNVLELNLALDRLQQR comes from the coding sequence ATGGTCCGTCATGTTCGTCCCGCCCTGGTGCTGCTGGCCGCGTTTTCGGTGCTGACCGGGCTGATCTATCCGCTGGCGCTGACCGGCATCGCGCAGATCATCCTGCCGCACCAGGCGCGGGGCAGCGTGGTCGTGGCGCAGGGGCGCGCCGTGGGCTCGGCGCTGATCGGGCAGGATTTCACGCAGGCGCGCTATGTTCATCCGCGCCCCTCGGCGACGGCGGGCGCGCCCTATAACGCCGCCGCGTCGGGCGGGTCGAATCTGGGGCCGACATCGAAGGCGCTGCGCGATGCGGTGGCGGCGCGGGTGGCGGCGCTGAAGGCGGACAATCCCGACGCGGTGCGGGAGGGATTGCCGATTCCGGCCGACCTGGTGACGGCGTCGGCCAGCGGGCTGGACCCGGATCTCTCGCCGCAGGCCGCCTTGTTCCAGGTGCCGCGCGTCGCCCGTGCGCGCAACCTGCCGGAAGGGCAGGTGCGCGTGCTGGTGAACCGGATGACCGCGCAGCCGTTGCTGGGCTGGCTGGGCGAGCCGCGGGTGAATGTGCTTGAACTGAACCTGGCGCTGGATCGCCTGCAGCAGCGGTAA
- the kdpB gene encoding potassium-transporting ATPase subunit KdpB produces MHGRPHRPSGGLMRPELIGPAIVDSFRKLDPRILWRNPVMFVVEIVTVLTTILLARDLARGAPQTGFAVQINLWLWFTLLFANFAEALAEGRGKAQAESLRRTRTETLGRRLTPEHDGGWSRHGICESVPAPLLRPGDVVLVEAGDFVPSDGEVIEGIASVDESAITGESAPVIRESGGDRSAVTGGTRVLSDWVIVRITAAQGATFLDRMIALVEGAQRQKTPNEIALTILLAGMTLIFIFAVATIPSFAAYAGGRISVLVLVALFVTLIPTTIGALLSAIGIAGMDRLVRFNVLAMSGRAVEAAGDVDTLLLDKTGTITIGDRQAADFVPVPGVTPLELADAAQLASLADETPEGRSIVVLAKERFAIRGREMHALDARFVPFTAQTRMSGVDIGRRQIRKGAVDSVLAQIAQDRAARDPAAQDPAAQAVREIAETIAKGGGTPLAVIDAGRLLGVVHLKDVVKGGIRERFAELRRMGIRTVMITGDNPLTAAAIAAESGVDDFLAQATPEAKLTLIRKEQEAGKLVAMCGDGTNDAPALAQADVGVAMNTGTMAAREAGNMVDLDSDPTKLIEIVGIGKQLLMTRGALTTFSIANDVAKYFAIIPAMFIGFYPQLAALNIMRLGTPQSAILSAIIFNALIIVALIPLALRGVRYRPVGAAALLRRNLLVYGAGGIAVPFAGIKLIDLLVNLLHLV; encoded by the coding sequence ATGCACGGGCGGCCGCATCGGCCGTCCGGCGGCCTGATGCGGCCCGAACTGATCGGGCCGGCCATCGTCGACAGCTTCCGCAAGCTCGATCCGCGAATCCTGTGGCGCAACCCGGTGATGTTCGTGGTCGAGATCGTCACCGTGCTGACGACCATCCTGCTGGCGCGCGATCTGGCGCGGGGGGCGCCGCAGACCGGCTTTGCGGTACAGATCAATCTGTGGCTGTGGTTTACCCTGCTGTTCGCCAATTTCGCCGAGGCGCTGGCCGAGGGCAGGGGCAAGGCCCAGGCCGAGAGCCTGCGCCGCACGCGGACCGAGACCCTGGGGCGGCGCCTGACGCCCGAGCATGACGGCGGCTGGTCGCGGCACGGAATATGCGAATCCGTGCCTGCGCCGCTGCTGCGGCCGGGGGACGTGGTGCTGGTGGAGGCGGGCGATTTCGTCCCCAGCGACGGCGAGGTGATCGAGGGCATCGCCTCGGTCGACGAATCGGCGATTACCGGGGAATCGGCGCCGGTGATCCGCGAGAGCGGCGGCGATCGCTCGGCGGTGACAGGGGGCACGCGGGTGCTGTCGGACTGGGTCATTGTGCGGATCACCGCCGCGCAGGGCGCGACCTTCCTGGACCGGATGATCGCGCTGGTCGAAGGCGCGCAGCGGCAGAAGACGCCGAACGAGATCGCGCTGACCATCCTGCTGGCGGGGATGACGCTGATCTTCATCTTCGCGGTGGCGACGATCCCCAGCTTTGCCGCCTATGCCGGCGGGCGGATTTCGGTGCTGGTCCTGGTGGCGCTGTTCGTCACCCTGATCCCGACGACGATCGGTGCGCTGCTGTCGGCGATCGGCATTGCCGGGATGGACCGGCTGGTGCGTTTCAACGTGCTGGCCATGTCGGGCCGGGCGGTCGAGGCGGCGGGGGACGTGGATACGCTGCTGCTGGACAAGACGGGGACGATCACGATCGGCGACCGGCAGGCGGCCGATTTCGTCCCGGTGCCCGGGGTGACGCCGCTGGAGTTGGCGGATGCCGCGCAGCTTGCGTCGCTGGCCGACGAGACGCCCGAGGGGCGGTCGATCGTCGTGCTGGCCAAGGAGCGCTTTGCCATTCGCGGGCGCGAGATGCATGCGCTGGACGCGCGTTTCGTGCCCTTTACCGCCCAGACGCGGATGAGCGGCGTCGATATCGGGCGGCGGCAGATCCGCAAGGGGGCGGTGGACAGCGTGCTGGCCCAGATAGCGCAGGATCGGGCAGCGCGGGACCCGGCTGCCCAGGATCCCGCTGCCCAGGCGGTGCGCGAGATCGCCGAGACGATCGCGAAGGGCGGCGGGACGCCGCTGGCCGTCATCGATGCCGGGCGGCTGCTGGGGGTGGTGCATCTGAAGGACGTGGTGAAGGGCGGGATTCGCGAGCGTTTCGCCGAATTGCGGCGGATGGGTATCCGCACCGTGATGATCACCGGCGACAATCCGCTGACCGCCGCTGCGATCGCGGCGGAAAGCGGGGTGGACGATTTCCTGGCTCAGGCGACGCCGGAGGCCAAGCTGACGCTGATCCGCAAGGAGCAGGAGGCGGGCAAGCTGGTGGCGATGTGCGGCGACGGCACCAATGACGCGCCGGCCCTGGCGCAGGCGGATGTCGGGGTGGCGATGAATACCGGCACCATGGCGGCGCGCGAGGCGGGGAACATGGTCGACCTGGACAGCGACCCGACCAAGCTGATCGAGATCGTGGGGATCGGCAAGCAGTTGCTGATGACGCGCGGGGCGCTGACGACCTTTTCCATCGCCAATGACGTGGCCAAGTATTTCGCGATCATTCCCGCGATGTTCATCGGGTTCTATCCGCAACTGGCGGCGCTGAACATCATGCGGCTGGGCACGCCGCAGAGCGCGATCCTGTCGGCGATCATCTTCAACGCGCTGATCATCGTGGCGCTGATTCCCCTGGCGCTGCGGGGCGTGCGCTACCGGCCCGTGGGGGCGGCGGCGCTGTTGCGGCGCAATCTGCTGGTCTATGGCGCGGGGGGGATCGCGGTGCCGTTCGCCGGCATCAAGCTGATCGACCTGCTGGTCAATCTGCTGCATCTGGTTTGA
- the kdpA gene encoding potassium-transporting ATPase subunit KdpA, translating into MTVAGWATIFVFFLLVVAMTRPIGGYLARVTAGERIVPTKLVGGVERGLYRLAGIDPAEEQSWSGYAMAVLTFKLFCFLAVYLILRLQGVLPLNPLGRGAVAPDLAYDTAVSFLTNTNWQSYAGETTMSHLSQMLALTVQNFLSAAAGIAVAVAVIRGFARRSAATIGNFWVDLVRLTLYVLLPACIVLALLFVWQGVPQTLAGSVDVTTLEGAHQTIAVGPVAGQEAIKMLGTNGGGFFNANSAHPFENPTALSNFLQMLCIFALGTGLTNLFGRMVGDEAQGWAVFSAMAALFLIGVAALYWSEAHANPAFAALGVNPGLGNMEGKEVRFGIAASSLFATVTTDASCGAVNAMHESFLPLGGMVPMVNMMLGEIIFGGVGSGLYGFVLFAVIAVFMAGLMVGRTPEYLGKKIEAREIKMTMLAVLCLPLMMLGLTALAVVVAPGKAALSTGGPHGFSEALYAYVSAAANNGSAFAGLTANPFWNVTLGIGMMVGRFFVIVPALAIAGAMAAKRTLAPSPGTFPTQGALFIGLVCGVILIVGGLTFLPALALGPIVEHLAMLRGVLS; encoded by the coding sequence ATGACCGTGGCGGGCTGGGCGACGATTTTCGTCTTTTTCCTGTTGGTCGTGGCGATGACGCGGCCGATCGGGGGGTATCTGGCGCGGGTGACGGCGGGCGAGCGGATCGTGCCGACGAAACTGGTGGGGGGCGTGGAGCGCGGCCTGTACCGGCTGGCGGGGATCGACCCGGCGGAGGAGCAGTCCTGGAGCGGCTATGCCATGGCCGTTCTGACATTCAAGCTGTTCTGCTTCCTGGCGGTCTATCTGATCCTGCGGCTGCAGGGCGTGCTGCCGCTCAATCCGCTGGGCCGTGGGGCGGTGGCGCCGGACCTGGCCTATGACACCGCGGTCAGTTTCCTGACCAACACCAACTGGCAGAGCTATGCCGGCGAGACGACGATGAGTCATCTGAGCCAGATGCTGGCGCTGACGGTGCAGAATTTCCTGTCGGCCGCCGCCGGGATCGCGGTGGCGGTGGCGGTGATCCGCGGCTTTGCCCGGCGGTCGGCCGCGACCATCGGCAATTTCTGGGTCGATCTGGTGCGCCTGACGCTGTACGTGCTGCTGCCGGCCTGCATCGTGCTGGCGCTGCTGTTCGTCTGGCAGGGCGTGCCGCAGACCCTGGCCGGCTCGGTGGACGTGACCACGCTGGAAGGCGCGCACCAGACGATCGCGGTCGGGCCGGTGGCCGGCCAGGAAGCGATCAAGATGCTGGGCACCAACGGCGGCGGGTTCTTCAACGCCAATTCGGCGCATCCGTTCGAGAATCCGACCGCGTTGAGCAATTTCCTGCAGATGCTGTGCATCTTCGCGCTGGGGACGGGGCTGACGAACCTGTTCGGGCGCATGGTCGGCGACGAGGCGCAGGGCTGGGCGGTGTTTTCCGCGATGGCGGCGCTGTTCCTGATCGGGGTCGCGGCGCTGTACTGGTCCGAGGCGCATGCCAACCCGGCCTTCGCCGCGCTGGGGGTGAATCCGGGGCTGGGGAACATGGAAGGCAAGGAGGTGCGGTTCGGCATCGCGGCGTCGTCGCTGTTCGCCACCGTCACCACCGACGCGTCATGCGGCGCGGTGAATGCGATGCATGAGAGTTTCCTGCCGCTGGGCGGCATGGTGCCGATGGTCAACATGATGCTGGGCGAGATCATCTTCGGCGGCGTGGGGTCGGGGCTGTACGGCTTCGTGCTGTTCGCCGTCATCGCCGTGTTCATGGCCGGGCTGATGGTCGGGCGGACGCCGGAATATCTGGGCAAGAAGATCGAGGCGCGCGAGATCAAGATGACGATGCTGGCGGTGCTGTGCCTGCCGCTGATGATGCTGGGCCTGACCGCGCTGGCGGTGGTGGTCGCGCCGGGGAAGGCCGCGCTGTCGACCGGCGGTCCGCATGGATTTTCCGAGGCGCTGTATGCCTATGTCTCGGCGGCGGCGAATAACGGCAGCGCGTTCGCGGGGCTGACGGCCAATCCGTTCTGGAACGTCACGCTGGGCATCGGGATGATGGTCGGGCGGTTCTTCGTGATCGTGCCGGCGCTGGCGATCGCGGGGGCGATGGCGGCCAAGCGCACGCTGGCGCCCTCGCCCGGCACGTTTCCCACCCAGGGGGCGCTGTTCATCGGGCTGGTCTGCGGCGTGATCCTGATCGTCGGGGGGCTGACCTTCCTGCCGGCGCTGGCGCTGGGGCCGATCGTCGAGCACCTGGCGATGCTGCGCGGCGTACTCTCGTGA
- a CDS encoding potassium-transporting ATPase subunit F, with protein sequence MSLDLILGAAVTVGLLAYVTLVLVRPERF encoded by the coding sequence ATGAGCCTGGATCTGATATTGGGCGCGGCGGTGACGGTCGGCCTGCTGGCCTATGTCACCCTGGTGCTGGTCCGTCCTGAAAGGTTCTGA